The Desulfomicrobium macestii genome includes the window CGCCGCTGGCGCAGGAGAGTTTCGCCGATCGTTGGGCGCGTCGTGACAAGACAGGGAGGGGGGCATGAGTCGTATCATCGAACGGGTCAGGCAGGCGCTTAATGTGCAGGCCAATGACGGCCGGGACAGGCTGGTCTTCGCCAAGAGCGAGGAATTCATCAATTGCGCGCACGCCACTGTCACGGACGAAGAGCGGGGCGGGTGGATGGAAAGCATCCGCCGAGAGGCCCAGGCGCTCAATCTGCAGGTGCACGAGTGTCCGGACCTGGACGCCTGCGGCGAGGCCATCGCGGCCCTGGCCCGGGAGCGCGATCCTGAATGGGGCACCTTGAAGCGGATCGTGCGCTGGAGCGACCCGCTCCTCGACGAGCTGGGCCTTGAAGGGCGCCTGGGTGAGGACATCCCCGTCACGACCGTGCCCATGGCTGACTCCTTTGGCGAATCCGAGCGCGCGGAGTTTCGGCGCGAGGTCATCGCTTCGTATATCGGCATCACCACCGCCGACTATCTGCTGGCCGACACGGCCTCGCTGGTGCTCCTGGGCGGACGGGGCCGAGCACGCTCGGTGTCCCTGGTGCCGTCCATTCATGTCGCGGTGGTGCCGGGGAGCCGCATGCTCGGCTCCTACCGGCAGATGCTCTCCCGTCTGAACGGCCAGACCTTGCCGTCCAACGTGAACATCATCACCGGCCCGAGCAAGACCGCCGACATAGAGGCCACCCTGGTGCACGGGGCGCACGGCCCGCGCGAGATGCATCTTTTCGTGGTCGCGTCCTGACGTCGGCGCGTGCCGCGGGTGTTTTTACGCGAGAGCGCCAAGCTGACTTCGTGTCGGCTTGGCGCTTTTTTTACGGGGAACGCGGGGGCAAGATTCTTCGCTTTTTTGCAGTGCCTTCCGTTAACGTAAGTCCACGGAAAGCATATCAACCTGCCGCGGCAAATCCGTTCAAGAATTCGATGATCTCATGCTCCGTTTCGCTTCTGAGCATGCTTTTATAGATGAAACAGTGCGTTATTATCGTGCGCATGTTCTCGGAAAATCCATAGCTCAGGATCGAAACTTCTCTCCTGTTGATCATGCCTTCTATTTTATTGAATATCACTACGGAATTATTTACGTTTATGAATTCGGATTCAATCAGCTTCGCATCTTTCATTTTATAGTGTTCGACAAGTTTCTTGTAAATTTCAGTCATTTGTATGTTTTCGTCATATAAAAATATATGCGCGTTGGTAAATCTTCTGGCAGAAAAATCAATTTTTGAAACTGATTCATTTTTTACGGACCACAATCTGTTGTCATAATAGAATGATGCTCCTGATTTTCCAATGAAGATTTTATCCGCTGCGTTCACTGATTTTTCTCTCGTTTCCAGATGCCCATATTCGGACGCAATCTCTTTTTTCTTGTGCACGCCTTTGTTTGTCGGCGCACAGGATGCCAGGGCGACGACCAAAAGCATGGCGATCAGGTATTTTTGCATGAAAATCTCCATTTTTACACAACCTGTACCGGAGATGCCTGTACCCCAGGCTGTCGTGCCCCGTACGGGCGCAGGCTGTCGTGATTTGATGAGTCCGTGATTTTCGGGCGGTGCGCCATTTTGTCATGGCTCCTGACGGGCAGGTGCATGGCTGATTTGGCATGTTGCAAATAACCTCGAAATACATGACAGTCCATAAGACAGTCCGAAGATTTGAAAAACCGGGAAGCGATGGCGGACGACGGTCGTCCTGTCGCAATCCGTTGGGACACCAACACGGCGGCGACCGCGCTGCAAGCCTGGCCCGTAAAGGAGAATGCGATGACGTTGGATGAGAACGCCGGACGGCAGCCCCGTGGATTGCTGGTCCTTCGAACCCTGGCCATGCCCAAGGACACCAACCCCAGCGGCGACATTTTCGGCGGCTGGATCCTGGCCCAGATGGACGTGGCCGGAGGGCTCATGGCCTCGGAAATTTCCATGGGACGGACCGTCACGGTCAGCGTCGAGAAGATGAGCTTCGACAAGCCCGTGCGCATGGGCGACACGATCTGCGTGCATGCGGAGCTTCTGCGAGTGGGCAATTCATCCATGGACATCAAGCTTGAGGTCTGGGCGAGGCAGCTCGTCGGGGCATACGAGGCCCAGCGTCAGCTGGTGACCGAAGGGGTGTTCCGCTATGTGGCCGTGGATGAAAAGCGGCGACCGCGCAGGGTTCCCGACAATCCGAGTTTTTTCACCAGATGACGCTGCGCCGGCCCGGCAGGACTGCTGTCCGACCGGGCCCTTGACCGAGCTTCAGTCTTTGTTGACGCTTTGTTTTATCACTTCCATCAGCTCCCTGATGCTGAAGGGTTTGGCCACGTATCCGTCCATGCCCTTGTCCAGCAGCTTTTCCTTGTCTCCATCCATGGCATAGGCGGTCATGGCGATGATGGGCACCGGTTTTTTGCCTGTTGCCCTCTCCGAGGCGCGGATGCGTCTGGTGGCCTCGATTCCGTCCATGCCCGGCATCTGAATGTCCATCAGGATGAGGTCGAAATCCTGCTCCAGGATGCGGTCCAGCACCTCATGCCCGTCATGGGCGATGAAGACCTCGTGACCATTTTTGGTCAGCAGGTTGCGGACGGCGAAAAGGTTCACCTCGTCATCTTCGGCCACAAGAATTTTTCTCTCCCGCAGCGCGACTCTCGTTTTGTCCGGAGCCTCCCGTGCCGGCAATTCCAGCGCCTTGTCCAGGGTGACGCAGAAATATATGCTCGTGCCTACATCAACCTCGCTTGAAATGGCCATGTTGCCGCCCATGAGTCCAACCAGACGTTTGCAGATGGACAGGCCGAGGCCCGCGCCCTGGTATTGCCTGGTGTAGCCTTGGGTCACCTGGCTGAAGGGTTCGAAGAGCTGGGCCAGCGCTTCATCGGGAATGCCGCACCCTGTGTCCGAAATCTCGAAGAATATGCGCAGCTGATTTTCGTTGCGGGCAGGCAGGGGATAGGCCTCCACGCTGACGAATCCATGCTGCGTGAACTTGAATGCGTTGCCGATCAGGTTCGTAAGCACCTGTTGCAGACGAATGGGATCGCCGATGACGTTTTGCGGCAGCGCGTGGTCGAAATGGTGTCTGAGCTCGATGCCGGACTGCAGGGCGATGGGCGCGAAGAGATCGACGGATTGATTCAATTTTTCACGCAGGTCGAAGACTTCGGGCCGAATGGGCATCTTGCCCGCTTCGACCCTGGAGAGGTCGAGAATGTCGGAAAGCAGGCTGGTCAGGCGGGAAGTCGATTGCACGGCCATGGCGCTGTATTCGTGCTGCTCTTGACTCAGGCTGGTTGTCTGCAGGAGTTGCAGCATGCCCATGATGCCGTTCAGCGGGGTGCGTATTTCGTGACTCATGTTTGCCAGAAATTCGCTCTTGGCCTTGTTTGCCGCTTCGGCGGCCTCCTTGGCGTTCAGCGCGGCGTATTCAGCGTTCTTTCGCGCGGTCACATCCACATGCGTACCCACCATGCGTACGGCGCTCCCTTGTTCGTTTCGTTCGACCACCCGGCCGCGCGCCATGATCCACAACCAATGCCCGGATTTGGATTTCATGCGGAATTCGATCTCGAAAACCTGTCCGCTGGTGACATGTTGGCTTACCTGATCTTCGACCTCCTGGACGTCATCGGGATGAATGAGGCTGCGCCATGAACTGTAGCTCGCCTCGAACTCTCCGGGTTCATAGCCGAGCATGGCGTAATAGTGTGGACTGAAATATGTGCTGCCCGATACGCAGTCCCAATCCCAGATTCCGTCGTTCGTGACTTCAAGGGCCAGGGCGAGCCGTTCCTCGCTCTGGCGCATGGCTTCCTCGGCCATCTTGTGGGCAGTGATGTCTTCGCGCATGAGGATGCCGCCGGAGAAGACCCCGTCCTTGAACAGGGGGATGGCCTTGACGCTTTGCCAGGCAGATCCGCCGGCGGCGAGGCGGGGGATGAAAAGGCTCGGCAGGTTGAGCGGCCGACCGCCAAGCACATTTTCAAGGTCGGGGCCGATCCCGGCGGAGACCAGGCCGGGCAGTTCATGCAGGGCCCGGCCCAGAAAAAAATCTTTATCCAGAAGATTCCTGGCGAAACCTTCGACATGAAACTGGTTGACGTAATTGATTTTTCCTTCCCGATCGAAAGTCATGATCGAGAGCGGCAGGTTGTCCACCAGGGACTGGTACAGATTTCTGCTTTCGACCAGCACCTCCTGGGCGTGTTTTCGTTCGGTCAGATCGACGCCGAGGCTGGTCACGTCCGTGGGCATCCCTGCCGAATCGAAGGTCAGCGCGTTGGCCCAGGCAATGGCATGGCGCGCACCAAACTTGTCGAGTATTTCATTTTCGTGCGTGGAGTAGGCCAGGTTCTGCCCGCCGGCCATGACCGAAACGAAAAATTCGCGGGTCGGCTTGCGGATTTCCTCGGGAATGAACATTTCAAACCAGTCCCGACCCAGGACCTCGTTGTTTTCCCAGCCGGTAAGTTTGAGAAAATATTCATTGGCAAAGATGATATGTCCATCGGGGTCGAGGGATATGCCGATTTGCGGCGTGTGGAGCAGAATGTTGCGCCATTTTTTTTCCGAACGCGCCAGTGCTTCGCGTTCCTGGGCAAGTTGCCTGAAAAGGGTACGATAGGGGCGTTTCAAGGCGAAACGGACCAGAGCCAGATAGATCAGGAAAAAGGACACTATTTTTAGAAAATGGCCCACTACATTGGAGAGGCCGTACACGCTTACGTACAGGGTGAAAGCCAGTTCGCCCATGATGCTGAGGGCCATGGAAATGATCAGCAGATGAAAGATTCCGGGTTCGAGCCTGTCACGCTTTTGCCAAAGATTGAGCATGGCTACCGCCAGCACGGCGCAGATGGCATATTCCGCGACGATCTTGAACGTCGTCAGTCCCTGCCCTTCGACGTGGCAGACCGGAAAAATCTCCCAGGCGAAGATGCTCAGGAACAAGGTCGCTGTGACGCCGGAGAAACCTACGAGCACCCCCCAAAGAGAAAAGCCGCGCCCCAGTATCAGGCTGTAGGCAAAGAGACTGGCTGCTTCCAGCCCACGGGCTGCTATCCAGAGCTGTGTGGCCGGGTTTGTGTCATCCGCGGCCTCGATGATGTTCATTCCACTGTAGGTCAGGGTGTGGGTCAGGTCGATCAGGGCGATGAAGAAATAGGCAATGCCCAGGAACAGGAGGGCTTCGTTGCGCAGGAAGGCGCGCGTGTTCCAGACCAGCAGAAAAACGCTCCAGCCCACGGCCACGGCAAAGAGTTCGGCCATGGTGTGGAAAAGAAGAAAATTATGGCGACTGATGAAAAAAAGGACGGCCAGCAGAAAGATCCACAGGGTGACGTGGCGCAGGGTGCGCGAAATGTCATTGGGGGCGGGTTGGTCGTCTGAAAGCATTCGAGCTCCGTTTTTCGTAATGTCCACGTATGCGGTAGTATCAGTTCGACGGGATATGTGGATAGTCGCATGTTTGGATCAGTATCAACTAATTTCAGGACAGACCACCCCGAAGAATTCTTGCCTTGTCATTCGCGAGGAAGTGCTTGCGGGCGCGACATGACACGAGGCGGCGGATCTGCTAGAGTGCATTACAACTTTGCCGGGAGAACGCATATCATGAATTCCGCCGTACAATTCGAGGACATTTGCCGGGCCATGTCCGAACCTGCTTTTTATCCGCACTCCGTATCCGGTGTCGAACGCCGGGAGACCCACATCTCCGTCGTGTTTCTGGCCGGAGAGTGGGTGTATAAGCTCAAAAAACACAAAGACTTGGGATTTCTTGATTTTCGTGATCCCGCCAGGCGCCTGCATTTTTGCCTGCAGGAGGTAAAGCTCAACCAGCGCTTGAGCTTTGGCGTGTATCAGGAGGTACTGGGCATTCACCACGGCGAGAGAGGGCTGTGTCTTGGTCCCTTGGAAGGAGCGCTGGAATATGTCGTGAAGATGGCGCGATTGCCGGACGAGGCAAGCCTTGAGGCCATGTTGCGTGCTGGGAAGGCAACGCAGGAGAACATTTCAAGCCTGGGCGAAACCCTGGCCGGTTTTCACAAAAGCGCTGAGCGTGGGCAAGGCATCGACACATACGGGGATCTCGAACATATCCGATTCAACATGGAGGAGAATTTCACGCAGCTCCTTCCTTTCGCGCAGGCCCTTCTCGACTCCCGGAAATGGGATTTTTCCCGGCAGGTCTGCCGCTCGTTCGCGGACAATCATGTCGATCTGTTCATGCACAGGGTGCGGGAAGGCAGGATCACCGACGGGCACGGAGACCTGCGGGCCGAGCATGTCTATTTTCACCACGGGGTGCAGGTCATCGACTGCATCGAGTTCAATGAACGTTTCAGATACGGCGACTGCGCCCTTGATCTGGCTTTCCTGATCATGGATCTGGACCGTTTGGGGTATGCGGACACTGCCCGGCGACTGCTGCAAGCCTACGCAACGGCGGCCCGCGACCCGGATATTTATGCGCTGGTGGATTTCTATGCGGCGTACCGCGCCTTTGTGCGGCTCAAGGTAGCCTGTTTTTCCCTTGAGCATGTAAAGTCAAGGGAGCCCCTGCAGGAGGAGATCCAGCGGTATCTGCGGCAGGCCTATGGATACGCCTTGGCCTTTGGGCGGCCGGTGCTGTGGGTTTTCTTTGGTCTGCCGGCTTCGGGAAAATCGACGCTGGCGCGCCGGGTGGCCCAGGCGCTGTTTATGCCGTTGCTCGGTTCCGACAAGGTCAGGAAGCAGGCGGGGGATTTTTCCGTGGTCAAGGTGGATGATTACAATGCGGGAGCGTACCGGCCCGTGCTGCGCAGTCGCGTTTACGCACGGCTTTTCAATCTGGCCCAGGATGAACTGAAAAAAGGGCGATCGGTGATCCTGGACGCCACGTTTTCCAAGGCGCAGTGGCGTGAGTCGGCCATCCGTCTGGCGCAGGACCACAAGGCGGGCCATGTCTTCGTGCATTGCGTCTGCGAGCCCCGGACCATAAGGGCCCGGCTGGCGCAGCGCGGGCATGAGGCCGGGGAGTCTGATGCGCGGCTTGTCCATTTCGAGGACATGATCAAGAATTTCGAACCATTCAGCCACGAGGTCCCGGACGTTTATCTGCGGGTCGATACCGAGCGGACCCCGGAGGAGTCTTTTTACGAGATCCTGGCGAAAGGGCATGCCCTGAAGCATGCCCAGGTCCAGTGTCTGCTCGGCGAATTGAACGGGGAGACGGATTCACGGGAGTGACATCACGGCATGAGGCGGCCGCTCGGGACTCCTGGTCAATTGCGCATGCGGCGCTCCCATTCGAAATCGCGGCTGGTGACCACGTCTTCCATGCGCCGCAGCCGCCGGTCCAGATTCTCGAACTTGCGCTTGATCCGCTCCAAGGCCCCGGCGCGGGAGTTGGTGTAGGAGTTGTAGAACTCCTGGTCGGCGGGGCTGCCGAAGGGCACGACCGGTTCCATCTTCATGACCATGGCCGCGATGAGGTACAAGAGCCCCACCGGCCAGATGCCCGTGACCAGAAAGAGGAGGATGACGATGGCGCGCAAGGCTCCGACGGAGAAATCGAAGTATCGGGCCAGTCCCTTGCAAACGCCCAGAAATACACCGTCGCGGGCGCGGTAGATTCCACGCTGCTCTTCCACGGGCCTCCTCCAGCGCGAACCGCGGCTTCCGCCGCCATGCATGCGGCCATTGCCGCGTCCGAAAGCTCTCACGATCTTTTCTCCTTGCCGTCCTTTTCCAGAAGAATCGTTTCCAGTGCCTCGATGCGCTCTTCCATGCGGGACATGCCGTTATAGATCTCCTGAATCATCTGCGCTTCCCGGGCCACGTTCACATCGCCGGACTTGGTGAACATCTTGATGAACCCGAAGATGACCGCGCCGACCAGCAGGATTCCGGCGCTCATGAGCACGAAGATAAAACCGAAAAAATGTTCCATGCAATCTTCTCCTTGCGTGTTTACAAGCGCATAGCCGAGGCTTTGGCGGCCGCCAAACAAATTTTCAGCCTGTGCTATTTGTCAGAGGAGGAGCGCATGGAGGCGAGTTGTGCTTCCACTTCGTCTCCGCCTTCGAGCAGAGCGAACTCCTGTTCCAGGTTCCGGTTCTGTCGCGGCGCGCCCAGTTCGGCCTCGGCTTCCATGCGTTCGATGCGCTGCTCGAACTGGTCAAAGCGCATCATGACGTCGGCCGACTGAACCCGCGAGACATTGGAGCGGACCTTGATGCGCTGGTCGGCCCGCACATGGCGCTTGGCCAGGCTGCGCTGGCGTTCCTTGGCGGACTCCAGCTTGACGTCGAGCTGCTCGATGTCTTCGCGCGCCTGCTCGATCATGACCGCAAAGCGATCCCGCTCCCGTTCCAGTCCTTCGCTCAGTCGCTGCGCGGCCAGTTTTTCCAGCAGCGCCTCTCGGGCCAGGTCCTCGCGTCCCTTGTCCAGCGCAAGCTTGGCCCTGTCTTCCCACAGTTCCAGACGGGCCAGGGCCTGGGACTGCTCCCTGGCGATGCGCTTCTGATCGGCCATGAGCCCGGCACAGGCGGCCTTGAGCTCCACCGAGGTCTCCTCCATCTCCTGAATCATCAGGCGGATCATCTTTTCCGGTTCCTCGGCCTTGTCCAGCATGGAATTGATGTTGGAGCTGATGATGTCCTTGAATCTGGTAAATACGCCCATGAGTTCCTCCACGAGTGACGATGTTCTTGATCGCCTTGACTTGAGCAGAGATCGTGCCAGCGCTTTGTTGTTTCGTATCATGCCGAAATGTAATGATTTTTGAAAAACGTTATTTGCCTGTGTGGTCTGTCGTTGCATCCTTTGGTCTATTTCGCTATTTATTGGCAATGGAAACCACATATCCGCCATCTTCCCCGACATCGTCCATGGAAGCCATCGGCCAGTCCGACGCATTTCTGCTTTTTCAGGAGCACCTCTCGCGTGTGGCGCGCATCGACAGGCCGGTGCTGATCATCGGCGAGCGCGGCACCGGCAAGGAATTGGCCGCCGCGCGCCTGCATTATCTTTCACGGCGCTGGCAGGGCCCGCTGGTCACGGTCAACTGCGCGGCCCTGGCCGGTTCGCTCCTGGATACGGAGCTTTTCGGGCACGAGGTCGGGGCCTTCACCGGAGCTACCGTCCGTCGCAAGGGACGGTTCGAGAATGCGGATACGGGCACCCTTGTCCTGGACGAGATCGCGAACCTGTCGCCGGAGGCGCAGGAAAAGATTTTGCGCGTGGTCGAGTACGGATCGTTCGACCGTGTGGGCGGGAGTCGGCCGGTTACGGTCAACGTGCGCATCGTGGGCGCGACGAACGTGGACCTGCCACGGCGGGCCAGGGCCGGGGCGTTCAAGGAGGATTTGCTGGATCGCCTGAGCTTCGAGGTGCTGACCGTGCCTCCGCTGCGCATGCGCGAGGGGGATGTGCAGCTGTTGACCCGGCACTTTGCCGCGCGCATGGCCATCGGCATGGGACTGGCCGAGGCGCCGGGATTCTCCGCAAGGGCCATGTCCATGCTGCTGGCCCACGACTGGCCGGGCAATGTGCGCGAACTCAAGAATGTGGTCGAACGCGCGGTGTACCGGACTGGATCGGGAACGGTCCGGGAGGTGGTCTTCGATCCGTTTGCATCCCCTTACCGTCCAGTGGAACAGGTGGTAGCGGCTGCCGAGGTTCCGCGGCCACCAGATGTCCGTCCGCGTTCCGTGCAGCCTGACCTTGCAGTCCCGCTGGCCACGGCCGTGCGCGATCTGGAAGAGGCGTACCTGACGGCGGCCCTGGAGCAGGGCCGCCACAACCAGAAAAAGGCGGCGGCCCTGCTTGGGCTCACCTACCATCAGTTTCGCGGCCTTTATCGCAGGCTGCGCGCCGATCTGGACGACTGACGTCTGACGCGTGTCCGCCGGTTGAAATGCAAGAGGCCGGGCCCGTCCCATGAT containing:
- a CDS encoding LutC/YkgG family protein, encoding MSRIIERVRQALNVQANDGRDRLVFAKSEEFINCAHATVTDEERGGWMESIRREAQALNLQVHECPDLDACGEAIAALARERDPEWGTLKRIVRWSDPLLDELGLEGRLGEDIPVTTVPMADSFGESERAEFRREVIASYIGITTADYLLADTASLVLLGGRGRARSVSLVPSIHVAVVPGSRMLGSYRQMLSRLNGQTLPSNVNIITGPSKTADIEATLVHGAHGPREMHLFVVAS
- a CDS encoding acyl-CoA thioesterase; this translates as MTLDENAGRQPRGLLVLRTLAMPKDTNPSGDIFGGWILAQMDVAGGLMASEISMGRTVTVSVEKMSFDKPVRMGDTICVHAELLRVGNSSMDIKLEVWARQLVGAYEAQRQLVTEGVFRYVAVDEKRRPRRVPDNPSFFTR
- a CDS encoding MASE3 domain-containing protein, producing MLSDDQPAPNDISRTLRHVTLWIFLLAVLFFISRHNFLLFHTMAELFAVAVGWSVFLLVWNTRAFLRNEALLFLGIAYFFIALIDLTHTLTYSGMNIIEAADDTNPATQLWIAARGLEAASLFAYSLILGRGFSLWGVLVGFSGVTATLFLSIFAWEIFPVCHVEGQGLTTFKIVAEYAICAVLAVAMLNLWQKRDRLEPGIFHLLIISMALSIMGELAFTLYVSVYGLSNVVGHFLKIVSFFLIYLALVRFALKRPYRTLFRQLAQEREALARSEKKWRNILLHTPQIGISLDPDGHIIFANEYFLKLTGWENNEVLGRDWFEMFIPEEIRKPTREFFVSVMAGGQNLAYSTHENEILDKFGARHAIAWANALTFDSAGMPTDVTSLGVDLTERKHAQEVLVESRNLYQSLVDNLPLSIMTFDREGKINYVNQFHVEGFARNLLDKDFFLGRALHELPGLVSAGIGPDLENVLGGRPLNLPSLFIPRLAAGGSAWQSVKAIPLFKDGVFSGGILMREDITAHKMAEEAMRQSEERLALALEVTNDGIWDWDCVSGSTYFSPHYYAMLGYEPGEFEASYSSWRSLIHPDDVQEVEDQVSQHVTSGQVFEIEFRMKSKSGHWLWIMARGRVVERNEQGSAVRMVGTHVDVTARKNAEYAALNAKEAAEAANKAKSEFLANMSHEIRTPLNGIMGMLQLLQTTSLSQEQHEYSAMAVQSTSRLTSLLSDILDLSRVEAGKMPIRPEVFDLREKLNQSVDLFAPIALQSGIELRHHFDHALPQNVIGDPIRLQQVLTNLIGNAFKFTQHGFVSVEAYPLPARNENQLRIFFEISDTGCGIPDEALAQLFEPFSQVTQGYTRQYQGAGLGLSICKRLVGLMGGNMAISSEVDVGTSIYFCVTLDKALELPAREAPDKTRVALRERKILVAEDDEVNLFAVRNLLTKNGHEVFIAHDGHEVLDRILEQDFDLILMDIQMPGMDGIEATRRIRASERATGKKPVPIIAMTAYAMDGDKEKLLDKGMDGYVAKPFSIRELMEVIKQSVNKD
- a CDS encoding bifunctional aminoglycoside phosphotransferase/ATP-binding protein — its product is MNSAVQFEDICRAMSEPAFYPHSVSGVERRETHISVVFLAGEWVYKLKKHKDLGFLDFRDPARRLHFCLQEVKLNQRLSFGVYQEVLGIHHGERGLCLGPLEGALEYVVKMARLPDEASLEAMLRAGKATQENISSLGETLAGFHKSAERGQGIDTYGDLEHIRFNMEENFTQLLPFAQALLDSRKWDFSRQVCRSFADNHVDLFMHRVREGRITDGHGDLRAEHVYFHHGVQVIDCIEFNERFRYGDCALDLAFLIMDLDRLGYADTARRLLQAYATAARDPDIYALVDFYAAYRAFVRLKVACFSLEHVKSREPLQEEIQRYLRQAYGYALAFGRPVLWVFFGLPASGKSTLARRVAQALFMPLLGSDKVRKQAGDFSVVKVDDYNAGAYRPVLRSRVYARLFNLAQDELKKGRSVILDATFSKAQWRESAIRLAQDHKAGHVFVHCVCEPRTIRARLAQRGHEAGESDARLVHFEDMIKNFEPFSHEVPDVYLRVDTERTPEESFYEILAKGHALKHAQVQCLLGELNGETDSRE
- a CDS encoding PspC domain-containing protein → MRAFGRGNGRMHGGGSRGSRWRRPVEEQRGIYRARDGVFLGVCKGLARYFDFSVGALRAIVILLFLVTGIWPVGLLYLIAAMVMKMEPVVPFGSPADQEFYNSYTNSRAGALERIKRKFENLDRRLRRMEDVVTSRDFEWERRMRN
- a CDS encoding envelope stress response membrane protein PspB: MEHFFGFIFVLMSAGILLVGAVIFGFIKMFTKSGDVNVAREAQMIQEIYNGMSRMEERIEALETILLEKDGKEKRS
- the pspA gene encoding phage shock protein PspA translates to MGVFTRFKDIISSNINSMLDKAEEPEKMIRLMIQEMEETSVELKAACAGLMADQKRIAREQSQALARLELWEDRAKLALDKGREDLAREALLEKLAAQRLSEGLERERDRFAVMIEQAREDIEQLDVKLESAKERQRSLAKRHVRADQRIKVRSNVSRVQSADVMMRFDQFEQRIERMEAEAELGAPRQNRNLEQEFALLEGGDEVEAQLASMRSSSDK
- the pspF gene encoding phage shock protein operon transcriptional activator, whose translation is MEAIGQSDAFLLFQEHLSRVARIDRPVLIIGERGTGKELAAARLHYLSRRWQGPLVTVNCAALAGSLLDTELFGHEVGAFTGATVRRKGRFENADTGTLVLDEIANLSPEAQEKILRVVEYGSFDRVGGSRPVTVNVRIVGATNVDLPRRARAGAFKEDLLDRLSFEVLTVPPLRMREGDVQLLTRHFAARMAIGMGLAEAPGFSARAMSMLLAHDWPGNVRELKNVVERAVYRTGSGTVREVVFDPFASPYRPVEQVVAAAEVPRPPDVRPRSVQPDLAVPLATAVRDLEEAYLTAALEQGRHNQKKAAALLGLTYHQFRGLYRRLRADLDD